Below is a genomic region from Pseudomonas berkeleyensis.
TAGCCGCCGAACTTCTTGCGCAGTTGCTGGACGGTGCGCAGCTGGGCTGCAACCTCGGCCAGGTGAGCGGCGGCGGAACTGTAGTTGAACTCAGAACCCTGCTCGCTCAGCGCTTTCTCGGCGGCCTTGAGGGCCTCCTGAGCAGCAGCTTCGTCGATGTCGGAAGCGCGTTGCACGGTGTCGGCGAGAACCTTGACCATGTTCGGCTGAACTTCGAGGAAACCACCGGAGATGTAGAACACCTCGGCTTCGCCACCCTGCTTGATCAGGCGGATCGGACCCGGCTTCAGGTCGGTGATCAGCGGCGCGTGGCCCGGAGCGATACCCAGATCACCCAGGTTGCCGTGCGCAATCACCATCTCGACCAGGCCGGAGAAGATCTCCGATTCTGCGCTGACGATATCGCAATGGACTGTCATAGCCATACGCTTGCCTCGCATTACAGGCTGTGGACAACGCTGTTATCCACAATCTGATGCGCCCGTTGCCGGGCGCATGGGTGATTACAGTTTCTTCGCTTTCTCGATGGCTTCTTCGATACCGCCAACCATGTAGAACGCTTGTTCCGGCAGGTGGTCATAGTCGCCTTTGAGGATGCCGCTGAAGCCAGCGATAGTGTCTTTCAGGGACACGTACTTACCTGGCGAACCGGTGAAGACTTCGGCCACGAAGAACGGCTGGGACAGGAAGCGCTGAATCTTACGAGCACGGGATACCAGCTGCTTGTCGGATTCGGACAGTTCGTCCATACCCAGGATCGCGATGATGTCCTTCAGTTCCTTGTAACGCTGCAGCACGTACTGAACGCCACGAGCGGTCTCGTAGTGTTCGGTGCCGATGACGTTCGGATCCAGCTGACGGCTGGTGGAGTCCAGCGGGTCAACGGCCGGGTAGATACCCAGGGAAGCGATGTCACGGGACAGTACGACGGTGGCGTCCAAGTGGGCGAAGGTGGTCGCCGGGCTCGGGTCGGTCAGGTCGTCCGCAGGTACGTATACGGCCTGGATCGAGGTGATCGAGCCTTTCTTGGTGGAGGTGATGCGCTCTTGCAGAACGCCCATCTCTTCGGCCAGGGTCGGCTGGTAACCTACTGCAGAAGGCATACGGCCGAGCAGTGCGGATACTTCGGTACCGGCGAGGGTGTAACGGTAGATGTTGTCGACGAACAACAGTACGTCACGGCCTTCGTCACGGAACTTCTCAGCCATGGTCAGGCCAGTCAGCGCAACGCGCAGACGGTTGCCTGGTGGCTCGTTCATCTGACCGTAGACCAGGGCTACCTTGTCGAGAACGTTGGAGTCCTTCATCTCGTGGTAGAAGTCGTTACCCTCACGAGTACGCTCACCCACACCGGCGAACACGGAATAACCGCTGTGCTCGATGGCGATGTTACGGATCAGTTCCATCATGTTTACGGTCTTGCCGACACCGGCACCACCGAACAGACCGACTTTACCGCCCTTGGCGAACGGGCAGACCAGGTCGATAACCTTGATGCCGGTTTCCAGCAGGTCGTTACCGCCTGCTTGTTCGGCATAGCTCGGCGCAGCGCGGTGGATTTCCCACTGCTCTTCTTCACCGATCGGACCGGCTTCGTCGATGGGGTTGCCCAGCACGTCCATGATCCGGCCCAGGGTCGCTTTACCGACCGGTACGGAGATGGCCTTGTGGGTACGGGTGATGTCCAGGCCACGCTTGAGGCCTTCGGTCGAACCCATCGCAATGGTACGTACCACGCCGTCGCCCAGCTGCTGCTGAACTTCCAGAGTGGTTTCAGCGCCGACTACTTTCAGCGCCTCGTATACGGCTGGCACCTGATCACGCGGAAATTCCACGTCGATAACGGCGCCGATGATTTGAACGATACGTCCGCTACTCATCTTTGGTTCCTCTGAATATTTGAACCGTTCTT
It encodes:
- a CDS encoding F0F1 ATP synthase subunit epsilon, yielding MAMTVHCDIVSAESEIFSGLVEMVIAHGNLGDLGIAPGHAPLITDLKPGPIRLIKQGGEAEVFYISGGFLEVQPNMVKVLADTVQRASDIDEAAAQEALKAAEKALSEQGSEFNYSSAAAHLAEVAAQLRTVQQLRKKFGG
- the atpD gene encoding F0F1 ATP synthase subunit beta, with translation MSSGRIVQIIGAVIDVEFPRDQVPAVYEALKVVGAETTLEVQQQLGDGVVRTIAMGSTEGLKRGLDITRTHKAISVPVGKATLGRIMDVLGNPIDEAGPIGEEEQWEIHRAAPSYAEQAGGNDLLETGIKVIDLVCPFAKGGKVGLFGGAGVGKTVNMMELIRNIAIEHSGYSVFAGVGERTREGNDFYHEMKDSNVLDKVALVYGQMNEPPGNRLRVALTGLTMAEKFRDEGRDVLLFVDNIYRYTLAGTEVSALLGRMPSAVGYQPTLAEEMGVLQERITSTKKGSITSIQAVYVPADDLTDPSPATTFAHLDATVVLSRDIASLGIYPAVDPLDSTSRQLDPNVIGTEHYETARGVQYVLQRYKELKDIIAILGMDELSESDKQLVSRARKIQRFLSQPFFVAEVFTGSPGKYVSLKDTIAGFSGILKGDYDHLPEQAFYMVGGIEEAIEKAKKL